The following are encoded together in the Pleurocapsa sp. FMAR1 genome:
- a CDS encoding Ycf51 family protein, with the protein MTLPTDLFFYAKWSGIATIICLLVAIVSFVVGWGFRFRLVGVTSFMGVLTTGIFALGLGLFPHAKIPGAARYSLIYDNGANQAVVAVAPDIEKSAIEPTLLQAASDLYSYGRTGANGDNQFTIKLRTVLHPQTGVSQPLFLGEAKRSLITREDKDIEIKVFSQNINKLPPAKNT; encoded by the coding sequence ATGACATTGCCAACTGATCTTTTCTTTTATGCCAAATGGTCAGGTATTGCGACAATTATTTGCCTTCTCGTAGCGATTGTATCTTTTGTCGTCGGTTGGGGGTTTCGCTTTCGTCTTGTAGGTGTAACCAGCTTTATGGGAGTTCTCACGACTGGAATATTTGCCCTGGGTTTAGGTTTATTTCCCCATGCAAAAATTCCTGGTGCAGCACGTTATTCCTTGATTTATGATAATGGGGCAAATCAAGCTGTAGTAGCCGTAGCTCCAGATATAGAGAAATCCGCTATCGAACCGACCTTGCTTCAGGCAGCCTCAGATCTATATTCTTATGGTAGGACTGGCGCAAATGGCGATAACCAGTTTACGATCAAATTGAGGACTGTTTTACATCCCCAGACGGGTGTTTCTCAACCTCTGTTTTTAGGAGAAGCAAAGCGATCGCTAATTACTAGAGAAGACAAAGATATTGAAATTAAGGTGTTTTCTCAGAATA